In Eretmochelys imbricata isolate rEreImb1 chromosome 14, rEreImb1.hap1, whole genome shotgun sequence, a genomic segment contains:
- the LOC144275241 gene encoding olfactory receptor 14A16-like, whose protein sequence is MSNRTTVTEFLLLGFSDVQELQILHFMVFLVIYLAALIGNLLIITIVVLDHHLHTPMYFFLMNLSILDIGSISVTVPKSMANSLMNIRSISYSGCVAQVFLFVFFVSADLAFLTVMAYDRYVAICQPLHYERVINRRACVQMAAGVWISVFLYSAFHTGITFAVCFCGGNMVDQFFCEIPQLLKLACSDTYLSETWAIAFSVCLASSCFVLIIVSYVHIFTMVLRIPAEQGRHKALSTCLPHLTVVSLFFCTANFAYSHPTSSSTSTLDLVVAVLYSVLPAVMNPIIYSMRNKEIKAALRKLIARMLSTKNKLSIFSLWL, encoded by the coding sequence atgtccaaccgaaccaccgtgaccgagttccttctcctgggattctctgatgttcaggagctgcagattttacatTTCATGGTGTTTCTAGTGATTTACCTGGCAGCCCTGATTGGGAATCTTCTCATCATCACCATTGTTGTCCTCGATCACcatcttcacacccccatgtacttcttcctgatgaatttgTCCATTCTAGACattggctccatctctgtcactgtCCCCAAATCCATGGCGAATTCCCTCATGAACATCAGGTcaatttcttattctggatgtgttgcccaagtttttctctttgtcttttttgtttcagcagatcttgcttttttgactgtcatgGCGTATGATCGATACGTCGCCATCTGCCAACCTCTGCACTATGAGAGAGTGATaaacaggagagcttgtgtccaaatggcagctgGTGTCTGGATCAGTGTTTTTCTCTACTCTGCATTCCACACTGGGATCACGTTTGCAGTCTGCTTCTGTGGAGGCAATATGGTGGATCaattcttctgtgaaatcccccagctcctcaagCTCGCCTGCTCTGACACATACCTCAGTGAAACTTGGGCTATTGCCTTTAGTGTGTGCTTAGCTTCAAGTTGCTTTGTTTTAATAATTGTGTCATATGTTCACATCTTTACCATGGTGCTGAGAATCCccgctgagcagggccggcataAAGCCCtatccacctgcctccctcacctcactgtGGTGTCCTTGTTCTTTTGCACTGCTAACTTTGCCTACAGTcatcccacctccagctcaacctcaactctggatctcgtggtggctgttctctattccgtgctgccagcagtgatgaatccgatcatctacagcatgaggaacAAGGAGATCAAAGCTGCATTGAGGAAACTGATAGCGAGGATGTTATCCACCAAAAATAAACTGtccattttttccctttggttGTGA